A stretch of the Dioscorea cayenensis subsp. rotundata cultivar TDr96_F1 chromosome 4, TDr96_F1_v2_PseudoChromosome.rev07_lg8_w22 25.fasta, whole genome shotgun sequence genome encodes the following:
- the LOC120258148 gene encoding FCS-Like Zinc finger 2-like — translation MDTFSVSDLEAGVSGIPPPQTMTSSCTPVLPRRRRSYKALGSGTTPGFFFESLPDDEPHYFLDSCFLCKKPLGSNRDIFMYRGDTPFCSEECRQEQIDMDENNEKNRKLSSIKDQKKKKSSSPSKAQNNLHFRSGTVVAG, via the exons ATGGACACCTTCTCCGTCTCCGATCTCGAGGCCGGAGTTTCGGGAATCCCGCCGCCTCAGACGATGACGTCCTCCTGCACCCCTGTGCTCCCCCGCCGAAGGAGGAGCTACAAAGCCTTGGGATCTGGGACGACGCCGGGCTTCTTCTTTGAATCTCTCCCCGACGATGAGCCTCACTACTTCCTCGACTCTTGTTTTCTCTGCAAGAAACCTTTAGGATCCAATCGCGACATCTTCATGTACAG AGGTGATACGCCATTTTGTAGTGAAGAGTGTCGGCAAGAGCAAATAGATATGGACGAGAACAACGAGAAGAATCGGAAGCTGTCGTCCATTAAggatcaaaagaagaagaaatctaGCAGTCCTTCGAAGGCTCAGAACAATTTGCACTTCCGTTCTGGTACCGTCGTCGCTGGCTGA